In Clostridium sporogenes, one genomic interval encodes:
- the lysS gene encoding lysine--tRNA ligase, giving the protein MNSFEEQANELMKERFQKLKELQANGKDPFDVYKVERTHTSKEVKENYEDLEGKTVTVAGRLMSKRVHGKAGFSDIHDRYGKIQLYIKINDVGEEKLKEYKTFDIGDIISVTGTVFKTKTGETSIHITDFQLVCKSLRPLPEKWHGLKDPDLRYRQRYVDLIINQDVRDAFIKRTAIIKAMREFLDNRGFLEVETPILSPIAGGAAAKPFITHHNALDIDMYLRIATELYLKRLIVGGFEKVYEIGKNFRNEGIDIRHNPEFTAIELYEAYADYNDMMEITENMVAYICEKVLGTTKVQYEGTEIDFTPPWRRLTMVDAVKEYAGVDFNSIKDDIEARTIAKEKHVEFKKELKDCTKGDVLIGLFEEFCEDKLMQPTFICDYPVENSPLTKKKRGNEAFTERFEGFVFGREVCNAYSELNDSIVQKERFMQQLKERELGDDEAYMMDDDFITSLEVGMPPTGGLGIGIDRLIMFLTDTHSIRDVILFPTMKPQPNNQ; this is encoded by the coding sequence ATGAACAGTTTTGAAGAACAGGCAAATGAATTAATGAAGGAAAGATTTCAAAAGTTAAAGGAACTTCAAGCTAATGGCAAAGATCCATTCGATGTTTATAAGGTTGAAAGAACTCATACTTCAAAAGAAGTAAAGGAAAACTATGAAGATCTAGAAGGAAAAACCGTTACAGTAGCAGGAAGACTTATGTCAAAAAGGGTTCATGGAAAAGCTGGATTTTCAGATATACATGATAGATATGGAAAAATTCAATTATACATAAAGATAAATGATGTAGGGGAAGAGAAACTTAAAGAATATAAGACTTTTGATATAGGTGATATAATAAGTGTAACAGGAACAGTTTTTAAAACAAAAACAGGAGAAACATCAATACACATAACAGATTTTCAGTTAGTTTGTAAATCTTTAAGACCACTACCAGAGAAATGGCACGGATTAAAAGATCCAGATTTAAGATATAGACAAAGATATGTAGATTTAATAATAAACCAAGATGTTAGAGATGCTTTTATAAAAAGAACAGCTATAATTAAAGCAATGAGAGAATTCTTGGATAATAGAGGATTTTTAGAAGTAGAAACACCAATATTATCACCAATAGCAGGAGGAGCGGCAGCTAAACCATTTATTACTCATCATAATGCTTTAGATATAGATATGTATCTTAGAATAGCTACTGAATTATATTTAAAAAGATTAATAGTAGGTGGTTTTGAAAAAGTATATGAAATTGGTAAAAACTTTAGAAATGAAGGAATAGATATAAGACATAATCCAGAATTTACGGCTATAGAATTATATGAAGCTTATGCAGATTATAATGATATGATGGAAATAACAGAAAACATGGTAGCGTATATATGTGAAAAAGTTTTAGGTACAACTAAAGTTCAATATGAAGGAACAGAAATAGATTTTACACCACCATGGAGAAGATTAACTATGGTAGATGCTGTAAAGGAATATGCAGGAGTAGATTTTAACAGTATAAAAGATGACATCGAGGCAAGAACAATTGCAAAAGAAAAACATGTAGAGTTTAAAAAAGAATTAAAGGATTGTACAAAAGGTGATGTACTTATAGGATTATTTGAAGAATTCTGCGAAGATAAGTTAATGCAACCTACTTTTATTTGTGATTATCCAGTAGAAAACTCACCTCTTACAAAGAAGAAAAGAGGAAATGAAGCATTTACTGAAAGATTTGAAGGATTTGTATTTGGAAGAGAAGTATGTAACGCATATTCTGAATTAAATGATTCTATAGTTCAAAAAGAAAGATTCATGCAACAATTAAAGGAAAGAGAATTAGGTGATGATGAAGCTTATATGATGGATGATGATTTTATAACTTCATTAGAAGTAGGTATGCCACCAACAGGAGGATTAGGAATAGGTATTGATAGATTAATAATGTTCTTAACAGATACACATTCTATAAGAGATGTTATATTATTCCCAACTATGAAACCACAACCTAATAATCAATAA